TTATTTTCCTTAATCCCTGCAATAGCCGCCTTTAACGGTTTGCTCATCATGCCACTTACAGCGAATAAAGCAACCAGTAGTACGATAACTACAATCATCCAAGCAACTGAATAACTTCCCTTTGACAACATATAACCACCTGATATGAACTGTACGAGTAGTCCAAATTGAGCAATAATGTTCAAGCTACGAATCGCGACAGCGCTTCCTTCTTGAGCCGGCAATGACAACTTAGAGATTTTAGCAACTACAAATGGTAACAATAAATAGAAACCTACTGATAGAGAACCCAAAATATGTACAAAATACATAACTGAACTCATATTTACGCCTCCTTATACCTTTTCTATGATATCAATCACATTTTATTATACTAAACTAAACTAATAAGTAAAAGAAAAGAAACCTCCTAAACCCATTTAGATGGATCTTGGAGGTTTCATTATCAATCTCTATGCGCTTACTACTGCAATAACATTCCTTACGGAATCAGCGGATTTATCCAGTGCTGCTTTCTCAGAGGATGTTAACTCTAATTCAAAGATCTTCTCGATACCGTTACCGCCTAGAATACTCGGTACACCCATGAATAGGTTGTCGTATCCATACTCTCCTTCAAGTAGAGCAATAACTGGGATGATCCGTTTCTTATCCTTCAATACCGCTTCTGTCATTTGCACCAGCGAAGCAGCTGGAGCATAATAAGCGCTACCGTTTCCTAGTAGATTGACGATTTCCCCGCCACCAACACGAGTACGTTGTACAATCGCTTCAATACGTTCAGAGCTAATTAACGTGTCAATTGGAATACCTCCAACACTAGAGTAGCGTACTAGAGGAACCATATCATCACCGTGACCCCCAAGAACAAAGCCACGTACATCTTCTACAGAAACATTTAGCTCTTGTGCAATAAACGTACAATAACGAGCAGTATCTAGAACACCTGATTGTCCGATAACACGATTCTTAGGAAATCCTAACGTTTGATAAGCTACATAAGTCATAGCATCAACAGGATTACTCAGAATAATTACAACGGAATTCGGTGCATAGGTCTTAATATTCTCACAGACTGACTTAACGATTCCAGCGTTAATATTAACTAGGTCATCCCGGCTCATGCCTGGCTTACGTGCAACGCCTGCTGTAATAATAACGACATCAGAATCAGCTGCATCCTCATAGTTAGAAGTACCTGTGATCTGACTGTCAAATCCTTGAACAGGACTCGCTTCCATCATATCCAGCGCCTTACCTTTAGTTGGATTCTCAAGTGCAGGAATATCAATAAGTACAACATCCCCTAGTTCCTTCTGCGCTAACATAAGTGCTGTAGTTGCTCCGGTAAACCCTGCTCCGACTACTGAAATCTTATTCCGTTTCAAACCCATGAGTAATATCTCCCCCTAGACTACATATTATTAATAACTTCGTCTGCAAACTCCGAACATTTCACTTCTTTAGCGCCTTCCATTTGACGGGCAAAATCATAAGTTACTGTCTTAAGGTTAATGGATGTCTCCATACCTTTGTAGATCAAGTCAGCAGCTTCTGTCCATCCCAAATGCTCAAGTAGCATAACTCCGGATAGAATAACGGAACCTGGATTCACAAGGTCTTTATCCGCATATTTCGGTGCAGTACCATGCGTAGCTTCAAAAATAGCATGTCCTGTGACATAATTGATATTTGCTCCTGGAGCAATACCAATACCACCAATTTGTGCTGCTAATGCATCCGATAAGTAATCTCCATTCAAGTTAAGCGTAGCAATAACGTCAAAATCGGTAGGACGTGTAAGCACTTGTTGTAAAGCGATATCCGCAATCGCATCTTTCACGATGATCTTGCCCGCTTCTTCTGCTTCCTTCTGTGCTGCATTAGCTGCTGCTTCACCATCTTTTTCCTTAATGATGTCATACTGAGCCCACGTGAATACTTTATCTCCGAACTCTTGTTCAGCTACTTCATATCCCCAGTTCTTGAATGCACCTTCGGTGAACTTCATAATGTTACCTTTGTGAACTAGCGTCACCGTTTTGCGGTTGTGCTCGATAGCATATTCAATCGCTGCACGAACAAGACGCTTAGACCCATCTTCAGATACTGGCTTGATCCCAATTCCCGATGTTTCTGGGAAGCGAATTTTGTTCACACCCATTTCATCTTGTAGGAACTTAATAACTTTCTTAACTTCTTCAGAACCTTCTTGATACTCTATACCTGCATAAATATCCTCCGTATTCTCACGGAAAATAACCATATCCACAAGTTCAGGGCGTTTCACTGGAGATGGAACACCTTTGAAGTAACGTACTGGACGTAGACAAACATATAAGTCTAACTCTTGGCGCAATGCCACGTTCAAGGAGCGAATACCTCCACCAATCGGAGTTGTCAAAGGTCCTTTAATCGCTACGATATATTCACGGATCGCTTCAAGCGTATCGTTCGGTAGCCACTCTCCGTAGTTGTTAAATGCCTTTTCACCTGCAAAAACTTCATACCAAGCAATTTTCTTAGAACCGCCATATGCCTTATCAACAGCTGCATCCAGAACACGCTTCGAAGCTTTCCAGATGTCACGTCCTGTTCCGTCACCTTCGATGAAAGGAATGATCGGGAAATTAGGAACTTTCAGTACCCCATCTTGAATTTCAATCTTGTCACCTTCAGTAGGAAGTTCGTACTTTTCAAGTTTAAACATATTTAATATATCCTCCTTACAAGTTTTATTTATCAATGCAAGATGTACCTGCTCTAGTCATTCTATCTTAAATTAACGTAACTCAATAGGAATATATTTCTGATCTAACAATCCTACATATTCCGCACGTGGACGAATAATACGATTGTCTACCCATTGCTCTAGAATATGCGCAGTCCATCCTGATACACGACTTATAGCAAATATCGGAGTGAACAGTTCACTCTCGATGCCAAGTTGAGTGTACACAGATGCGGAATAGAAATCAACGTTAGGTCTTAGTCCTTTTTGTGTCGTAATCATTTCATCAATTTTAATAGACATATTATAAAGATTCATATTTTCTTTCATTTCACCAAGCTCGCGGGACATCTTCTGAAGATGCTTAGCACGTGGATCTCCGTTCTTGTATACACGATGACCAAATCCCATAATCTTCTCTCGCTTGTCTAGCTTTTGCTGAATGTAGCTCTCAACCTGATCAACCGTTCCGATACTTTCTAGCATTTTCATAACTGCTTCATTAGCTCCACCGTGTAGGGGACCTTTGAGCGCTCCAAGAGCCGATGTAACGCCTGAATAAATATCAGAGAGTGTAGCTACAGTTACACGTCCAGCAAACGTAGAAGCATTAAACTCATGATCCGCATGTAATACAAGAGCTTGATCTAAAGCTTTAATAGAAGTCTCATCTGGTTGCTCATCTCTAAGCATGTAGAGGAAGTTCTCTGCAATAGACAATCCCTTTTTAGGAGCTACAGGTTCCTTACCTTGGCGAATACGAGATAAAGCGGCTATTATGGTTGGCAATTGCGCTTGCAATTTAATAGCCTTCTTCTCATTCGCTTCACGACTCATATCATCTGCTTCTTCGTCATACAAGGCAAGTGCAGATACGGCTGAGCGAAGTGCTGCCATCGTATTGGCGTCTTTGGGATACAGCTTTATTTGCTCAATAAGATGCTGTGGGATAGGTGCATAGGTGTCCAAATCCTGCTGTAACTTCTGTAATTCAGCAGCATTTGGTAACTTGCCAAACCACAATAAATAAGCTACTTCTTCAAAGCTCGCATGTTCCGCAAGGTCATCTATATCAATGCCTCTGTATGTAAGAACACCGTCCACGATTGAACTAATGGAAGAAGTTGCGGCTACAATGCCTTCCAATCCTTTGGTAGCTGTCATCGTACATCTCTCCTTTTGTAAAAAATGAAATTTAAACGAGGACTCAATAACCATGAAAACATTTACATTTTAAAATATTAAAAATGCTGCCAAACGATGGAACCTTTAATTATCATACTGGATTTTGTCTGATATGTGAACATTGGACGCGCTTTTTCACGCATTAAATTGTTTTATCGCTACTATAAACATTTTTTTTGTAACCCTTTTCAAAAAAAAATATTTATACCCTTAAATTTGTATTTTTACATTTATTTGACTTTGTTATATAATTCCAATAAAAGGGGAATGACTCTTGGACAAAGTGATGACCAAACGAATTTTAAGAGGGTTATGGGTTTGTGTTGCTTTTGTTAGTTTAGGATTCGCCATATACTGGCTCCTCCCTCTGTTATACCCTTTCGTGATAGCTTGGTTAATCGCTTATCTTATCCATCCGTTGGTCACTTTTCTACACCTTAGAATAAAATTTCCGAAGTGGCTCGCCGTCACTTTCTCTATATTCGTAACCTTCGGGGGAGCTATTCTTATCTTTTCCGCGGCAGTGACAAGAATCGTCAAAGAATTAATAGGATTAAGTCAGACTTTTGATCTACATACAGAAACGTGGAGGGACTTTTTTACCTCTTGGACGGATAATGCCCACATACAGAGTATCATCAGCGAAATTAATAAATTCTACACAGACAATCCCAATTATCAGAATGCCATCAATAATAATATTAGTAAAACTACACAAACCGTGGGTACAGCGGTAACAGACTTTGTCACAGGATTCTTTAACGTTGTGCTTGGATTCATCTCTGCATTACCCTCTATGGGGACTATTCTAGTCATCATCCTTCTTGCTACCTTTTTTCTCAGTAAAAACTGGGATCAACATAATTCGACACTAATCGGTTTATTTCCTTCTCGAGTTCGTCAACCTATCCGTGAGATTTGGAGTGATCTCAAAAAAGCTTTTCATGGATACATCCGAGCACAGCTTATTCTCATTTCAATTACTGCTGTCATTGTAATGACCGGTCTTCTCATCCTTCAGGTTCCCTCAGCTTTTACAATTGGTCTCATGATCGGTCTGGTTGATTTACTACCCTATCTAGGTGTTGGCATTGTATTGGTTCCTTGGGCCATCTACACACTTCTAATTGGGGATATGGTTCTAGGGATCGGATTATCCATTCTTTATCTAGTGATTCTAATTGTGCGTCAGATTATGGAGCCCAAAGTTCTAGCAAGCAGTGTAGGTTTAGATCCTCTAGCAACACTCATTGGCATGTTCGTTGGACTTAAGCTATTTGGGGTATTGGGCCTGTTAATTGGCCCCGTCAGTCTAATTATTATCGGTGCATTCAATGGAGCTAACGTATTTAGAGATCTCCGTAATTACATTGTGGGGGGGGGAGATTACGATGACCTGAGAAAGTAAACGATCTGTTAAAGTCTCTTGTGGAATGTCATATTTCCATTATCAATCTTTTTCTTGATCCATTTCAGTATCATGAAGCGGTATAAAGGGCGTGTGAGTGGGAATAGCATCGTAAAACCGATAGCATCAGTCACAAACCCAGGCAACACTAACAACATTCCTCCTATAAAAACACATAACCCATCTACCATGTTTCTACCCGGGATTTGGCCAGAATTCATCTGAACTTTGGAGTTCTCAATGACCTTACGTCCTTCAAAGCGCATCATAACAAATCCAATAGCTGAAGTCATAATGGTCAAGAATAGTGTGTTGGTTCCTCCGATTCTATCTGCAACCCAGTTGAAACCAAATATTTCAACCATAGGGATAGTAATAATAGCTAATACGATCCATTTCAACATGATGATTCCTCCCTTACTTATGTGCTATATAACAAATCATAACGTTTCCAGATGTAATAATCCAGTCGACTAGTCGAGAGCCCCTAGGATGATGGGTAAATATTAAAAAAACATTTCACAAATTGCCTCCGGAGGGTTGTATGAGACTACAAATCCAAAAAAGCAGTAGCCCATAACGGCTACTGCTTCCAATCTAGCTATAATAAAGCAATTATAATTAAGTTAATTCTACACTAGGCTGATTTTGATAAGGTTCGTGGAACCTGAACGGCCAAGTGGAACACCAGCTGTAATAACAACTAGTTCGCCTTCTTTAACTAGTCCGGAATCAAGACCACCTTTAAGAGCATAATCAAACATTTCATCCGTTGTAGATGCTAGCATACCTTTAACTGGAGTAACACCCCATGTAAGAGTTAGACGACGCATTGTACGATCTTCCGTCGTTACAGCAATAATCGGTGCCTCAGGACGATACTTGGATACGACACGAGCCGTATGGCCTGTCTCTGTTGAAGAGATAATCGCCTTAGCATGCAAGTCCAATGCAGAAATGGCAACAGATTGGCTGATTGCTTCCGTAATGGTTGTTTCTTGAGCTGTACTTTGTTTCAAGAAAAGATCACGATAATTAAGTGCTGATTCTGCTTTCTCAGCAATGCGAGACATTGTGAGTACAGATTCAACTGGATATTTACCAGCAGCTGTTTCACCAGACAACATGATAGCGTCAGTTCCATCAAAGATGGCATTAGCTACGTCACTTGCTTCAGCGCGAGTAGGACGTGGGTTACGTTGCATGGAATCCAACATTTGAGTAGCTGTGATGACAGGCTTACCTGCACGGTTGGATTTTTGAATCATGCTCTTCTGTACCAATGGTACTTCTTCAGCTGGAATTTCAACCCCAAGATCTCCACGTGCAACCATTAGGCCGTCAGAAACTGCTAGAATTTCATCGAGATTATCTACACCCTGTTGGTTCTCAATCTTGGAAATAATGTGAATGTGACCCGCATTGTGACTGTTCAACAATTCACGAATTTCAAGAACGTCTGATGCTTTACGAACGAAAGAAGCTGCAACAAAGTCGATGTCCTGTTCGATTCCAAAAATGATATCATTAGCATCTTTCTCTGTAATACCTGGCAGAGAAATGTTAACACCCGGTACGTTAACGCCTTTTTTGCTCTTAATCGTACCTCCATTGACAATGCGGCATTTAATTTCAGTTCCCTGAACTTCTACAACTGTCAGACCAATCAAACCGTCATCGATAAGAATAGTTGAACCCGCTTGTACATCTCCTGGAAGGTCAGAATACGTTATCGAAAGACGATCTTTGTCTCCCAAAATTTCTTCCGTTGTCAGAGTGATAAATTCATCCTGAACCAGTTCAATCGGTTCTACTGCAAGCTTACCTGTACGAATTTCTGGGCCTTTAGTATCAAGCAAGATGGCAACAGTCTTGCCTAGTTCCTGACATGCTTGACGAATGACTTTGATCCGGTTTCCGTGTTCTTCAAAGTCACCATGAGAAAAGTTCAGGCGAGCTACGTTCATGCCAGCTAGAATCAATTTTTTGATGTTTTCTAACGACTCACTAGCAGGACCGATAGTACATACAATCTTAGTTTTGCGCATTAAGGATTTCCTCCGTTTTTATGTTATCTCTGTTTGTAATCTTTTCAACTATTAAATTTACTACATTTACATCAATTTGTATAGGAACTTTATCATACTATTCATTAATTAACGGCTGAGGATTAGCCGTATCTGAGGGTAAATTCTGTTCAATGGCGAACTTACCAAGCTTACGGAATTTAAGATAACGATCTTCCTTCAGTTCTTCAGCATCCATCGCCAAGAGCTCTTCCACATGCCGAGTTAAACTGTTCTTAATCGCATCTGCTGTTATTACATAGTCCCGTTGCGCTCCCCCTTGAGGTTCAGGAATAATTTCCTCAATCACTTCAAATTGGAGTAGATCTTGGGCCGTAATTTTCATAGCTTGTGCTGCTTGATCCGCTCTGGTGGCATCCTTCCAAAGAATCGAGGCTGCTCCATTAGGGGAAATAACAGAGTAGATCGCGTGCTCTAGCATAAGTACCCGATTTCCGACTGCCATCGCAAGTGCTCCGCCACTTCCACCTTCTCCAATGACCACACAAATAACAGGCACGCCCAGAATAGACATTTCCCGTAGATTTCGAGCAATTGCCTCAGATTGACCTCTCTCTTCAGCAGTATTCCCAGGATATGCTCCCTTAGTATCAATAAACGTAATGATAGGGCGCTTGAACTTGTCCGCTTGTTTCATAAGTCGAAGCGCTTTTCTAAAACCTTCCGGGTGTGGACTTCCAAAGAAACGAGCAATATTCTCTTTAGTATCCTTGCCGCGCTGATGCCCTAGAACCGTTATAGGAATACCATTCAGTTTAGCAATTCCGCCAACAACAGCTAGATCATCTCCGAACATTCGATCCCCGTGCAACTCAATAAAATCTGTGAATATAAGTTGTATTAAGTCTAGCGATGTTGGACGTTGTTGATGCCTTGCAAGATGCATTTTTTGAGGTGCTGAAATTTGAGAATAAATTTCCTTCTCAAGTGTGCTATAACGTTCTTCTAATCTGGCAATCTCATCGGTAAAGTCAATCTCTTTTTCATGTCCGAACGTCTTTAGTTCTTCAATCTTCTTGCGCATTTCAACTAAAGGCATTTCAAAGGGCAACTCCCCCGCCATTTAAATGCCCCCTTTCACACAATGAAATTCCAAAAGATTTGCGAGCATCGTGCGCATCTCTTTCCGGTGCGTAACTAAATCCAATTGGCCATGAGCCATATTATATTCCGCTGTTTGGAAATCGTCTGGAAGTTTCTGACGAATGGTTTGTTCAATAACAAGCCGACCTGCAAAGCCGAATACTGCCCCTGGCTCCGCGATATTAATATCACCAAGCATAGCAAAGCTAGCAGACACGCCCCCAGTAGTCGGGTCAGTGATTACAGAAATATAGAGCCCTCCCTGTTCATTAAAACGTGCAAGAGCCGCACTTGTCTTGGCCATTTGCATTAGGCTGAGTATACTCTCCTGCATTCTGGCACCACCAGATGTTGAGAAAATAATGAGTGGTAGCTGTCTTTCCGTAGCTGTCTCAATAGCTCGGGTAATTTTCTCCCCAACCACTGATCCCATACTTCCACTAAAGAAGTCAAAGCTCATAACCGCTACTACAACTGGGTATCCTGAGAGAGTACCTTGTCCCGTAATAACAGCTTCACGCAGACCGGATTTCATGGCCTGCTCTTCAAGCTTTGTCACGTAACCTGGAAACTGAAGTGGATCTACAGATATCATTTGACTATCAAACTCTTCAAATCCTTCTGGATCTAAAGTGATCTGTATCCGTTCTACAGCATTTAAACGCATATGATAACCGCAGGTAGCACAAACCTTCAAATTCTTCTCCAGTTCTTTACTATACTGGATTGTGCCGCACTTACTACATTTGCTCATTAGACCTTCCGGAACTTCCCGTTTTGGGCGTTCGCCCTCTACGTTGCTATCCCGTCCCATGCGTTCTGAAGGAATGGTCGCGTATTTTCTTTTTTTCTGAAATAAGTCTTTAAACACAACTACACCTCTTCAGCCGTTGATTTGTTGGCCGTTCTTTCCTTTAAACCTCTATTATACACAATTTAAAAAATCTTATAAAATAACGTTACGGACGTAAAATAGAATTTAGCACTTCCTGAACCTCTTCAAGTTCTCCAGAAGGAACCAAAATCTCAAATTGTTGTTTGGACAGGTTGATTGGACGGCTTTGAACCAAAAATCCTTCTTCTGTTAACTTGGCTTGAATCCTGTCCGCAACCTTAGCGGTAGGCGCGATGTAGATTACCGTCCACACTTCAAATGCCCCCTAATCTCATTTTCTGAGCTGATATAATGAACTCATAATACCATAATTATCTTTTTTTTCGCAACAGAGGGGGCCTAATTCAGGCCCGTTTCAACATCCTCAGATAGTAAATAAAGAGTAGCTCCTTCAAATCGATGTGCAATTCTCGCTGAAGCAGCAGCGGCCAATCCGGCAACTAAATCATCCAAAAATACATGGATCTCATCTTTTTTACTGTTTAATCTATCAATAATGCCTACCTTTTCTTTATCCAAATAACCAAAACTTGTAAGTCCGATCATTCCATAGACATTAATAATACCGAGCGCCAAAGTCTCGTCTACTCCATACAACGGCTCATCCGCTTCCATAATGGATTGCAGTGGCTGTGGTAGAAGCTTGCGCTCTGCTAATTGATCTAGGGCAATACCTGTATAAAGTGTATATTGTACTTCACGTTTATTAAGCACTGATCTGACACTGAGCAAGCATTCTTCTACTGTTAACTGTGGATGATACACAATCTGAAGTTTATATACGATCTCCGCTATATCTTCAATTGTGACTCCTCTAGATTTAAGCAAAGCTTCAGCTATTGCATATGACATAGTCATTCCTCCCGCATTTGGATACACCTATAGTTAAATAGTTAAATTTGTCCATGTTGAGTATGTTGTCCTCAGGTGTTCCTAAGTGTATGCGAGAGGGTTCTGAAATGTTCATATTATATTCAAGATCAACGCTAAAACTAGTGTTTGAACAAAAGTAATAGTGCCGATAGATGATCGCTACGCTGAAAGATTGTTCTTCCGATCGCTGTTGCCCCCAGACTTCCTGATTATACCGCTTATTAAGGTAAAAATTCGATTCATAAGTGTATGCTTTCGAAGTAGCTTTACACAGGAAAGCTTTTAGGCGAACGCTAACGCTTCTCCAGAACAATTCCGTCCCCTTCGCTACGATTTGCATAGACTTCTGTTTTCAGCAATGACAAATTATGATTTAGAGCCTACATTCATTATCATTACTTTATTCGTACCGACCCATCGCCTAACATTTGCTCCATCTCATGGATAAGCTCATCAGATGGCTCAATACGATATTGGTCACTGAGCGCTAGCAACTTCTGACTTTGTTCATAGAACAATACCGTCGCGACAGAACCTGGATGCTCCTGTAGTAGTATCTTCAAGCGTGTAAGAAGCTCAGGATTCTCTGCCTGTGCTCCAATCTTGACAAATACACGACGTTCTACAGCCGCCTTATCCTGCTGTTTCACATTATTAGGTGCAGCTTGAGTCAAGGTGGAAGCAACCTTAGGAGCGTTCTCCATAGACGTTTGGTTGATAGAACTAGGACTAACTTCAACAACCTTATCCATGACTTTTGGCTGTATAGAGGACATCGTCTTTCTGGATATAGCTGTGGGTGCAGTTCGAGTTGACGCCCCCCGTTTCACCAATTGCTGTAAAGCAGTTGCATCTAAGGGTAGAACTTCTTCTGCTAGTAGCTTAAAGCCCTCATCTTGTTGCTGCACTCTAGCTCGTAGTCCAAGCAAGGCCCCCTTCTCAATCGATGATGCACTCTTCTTCCATGTCTCAGGGAAGAGCACTACTTCACAGCGCTCAATCTGGTCTTCTATATCCATGAATGCCATCGCTTTACCTTGTTTCGTCATAATAATCTTCGTCGAGACGATCATTCCTGCAACGATTACTCTCGAATCATCAGGCACTTCACTAAGATCCATTAAGCGATCTACACCCGCTTCATTTATTAAAAGATCATAATCATCCAAGGGATGCCCTGAAAGATATAAACCGAGTAATTCACGTTCTAATTCGAGCTGCTGAGCTCCAGTAAATAATGGAATGTCAGGATACTCAATATTCCAATTCGCACTTTCTACGAAATCGAACAATTGAATTTGTAAGTCATCTCGTTCTTTACGCCACTTCAAAGCGGCATCGACGGTCTCATCCAACATCGCTAGCAGCTGCGCCCTATGGCCAGGTAATGAGTCAAATGCACCTGCCTGAATCAAAGATTCAATAACACGTTTATTACATACGCGTAGATCAATACGCCGACAGAAATCCAAAAGACTCTCGAATGGTTTCTCTTCTCTAATCAGAATTATATTCTCTACAGCCTGAGTACCGACATTTTTAACTGCGCCCAGTCCAAATCGAATATTCCCCTGTACCGGTGTGAAGAGCACACCACTTTCATTCACATTAGGTGAGAGAACGCCAATCTCCATTCGGCGACACTCCAGCACATATTCAGCTACTTTACGATGACTTCCCATTACGGCAGTCAGCATAGATGCCATGAATTGGACTGGATAATGTGCCTTTAGATAGGCGGTCTGGAATGCCAATACACCATATGCAGCAGCATGGGCACGTGGAAATCCGTAATCAGCGAACCTGACGATCATATCGTATACACGATTAGCTTCTTCTTCCACATACCCTTGATTAAGGCTTCCTTCGACGAAGTGACCCCGCTCTCGGTCAAGCACTTCGCGTTTCTTCTTTGAGACGGCGCGTCGCAACAGGTCCGATTCTCCAAGCGAGAAACCAGCCATAAGAGAAGCGATTTGCATAATCTGCTCCTGATATACGATGATGCCATGCGTATCCTTAAG
The nucleotide sequence above comes from Paenibacillus sp. IHBB 10380. Encoded proteins:
- the mdh gene encoding malate dehydrogenase, whose protein sequence is MGLKRNKISVVGAGFTGATTALMLAQKELGDVVLIDIPALENPTKGKALDMMEASPVQGFDSQITGTSNYEDAADSDVVIITAGVARKPGMSRDDLVNINAGIVKSVCENIKTYAPNSVVIILSNPVDAMTYVAYQTLGFPKNRVIGQSGVLDTARYCTFIAQELNVSVEDVRGFVLGGHGDDMVPLVRYSSVGGIPIDTLISSERIEAIVQRTRVGGGEIVNLLGNGSAYYAPAASLVQMTEAVLKDKKRIIPVIALLEGEYGYDNLFMGVPSILGGNGIEKIFELELTSSEKAALDKSADSVRNVIAVVSA
- the icd gene encoding NADP-dependent isocitrate dehydrogenase, with the translated sequence MFKLEKYELPTEGDKIEIQDGVLKVPNFPIIPFIEGDGTGRDIWKASKRVLDAAVDKAYGGSKKIAWYEVFAGEKAFNNYGEWLPNDTLEAIREYIVAIKGPLTTPIGGGIRSLNVALRQELDLYVCLRPVRYFKGVPSPVKRPELVDMVIFRENTEDIYAGIEYQEGSEEVKKVIKFLQDEMGVNKIRFPETSGIGIKPVSEDGSKRLVRAAIEYAIEHNRKTVTLVHKGNIMKFTEGAFKNWGYEVAEQEFGDKVFTWAQYDIIKEKDGEAAANAAQKEAEEAGKIIVKDAIADIALQQVLTRPTDFDVIATLNLNGDYLSDALAAQIGGIGIAPGANINYVTGHAIFEATHGTAPKYADKDLVNPGSVILSGVMLLEHLGWTEAADLIYKGMETSINLKTVTYDFARQMEGAKEVKCSEFADEVINNM
- a CDS encoding citrate/2-methylcitrate synthase yields the protein MTATKGLEGIVAATSSISSIVDGVLTYRGIDIDDLAEHASFEEVAYLLWFGKLPNAAELQKLQQDLDTYAPIPQHLIEQIKLYPKDANTMAALRSAVSALALYDEEADDMSREANEKKAIKLQAQLPTIIAALSRIRQGKEPVAPKKGLSIAENFLYMLRDEQPDETSIKALDQALVLHADHEFNASTFAGRVTVATLSDIYSGVTSALGALKGPLHGGANEAVMKMLESIGTVDQVESYIQQKLDKREKIMGFGHRVYKNGDPRAKHLQKMSRELGEMKENMNLYNMSIKIDEMITTQKGLRPNVDFYSASVYTQLGIESELFTPIFAISRVSGWTAHILEQWVDNRIIRPRAEYVGLLDQKYIPIELR
- the ytvI gene encoding sporulation integral membrane protein YtvI codes for the protein MDKVMTKRILRGLWVCVAFVSLGFAIYWLLPLLYPFVIAWLIAYLIHPLVTFLHLRIKFPKWLAVTFSIFVTFGGAILIFSAAVTRIVKELIGLSQTFDLHTETWRDFFTSWTDNAHIQSIISEINKFYTDNPNYQNAINNNISKTTQTVGTAVTDFVTGFFNVVLGFISALPSMGTILVIILLATFFLSKNWDQHNSTLIGLFPSRVRQPIREIWSDLKKAFHGYIRAQLILISITAVIVMTGLLILQVPSAFTIGLMIGLVDLLPYLGVGIVLVPWAIYTLLIGDMVLGIGLSILYLVILIVRQIMEPKVLASSVGLDPLATLIGMFVGLKLFGVLGLLIGPVSLIIIGAFNGANVFRDLRNYIVGGGDYDDLRK
- a CDS encoding FxsA family protein, which produces MLKWIVLAIITIPMVEIFGFNWVADRIGGTNTLFLTIMTSAIGFVMMRFEGRKVIENSKVQMNSGQIPGRNMVDGLCVFIGGMLLVLPGFVTDAIGFTMLFPLTRPLYRFMILKWIKKKIDNGNMTFHKRL
- the pyk gene encoding pyruvate kinase, yielding MRKTKIVCTIGPASESLENIKKLILAGMNVARLNFSHGDFEEHGNRIKVIRQACQELGKTVAILLDTKGPEIRTGKLAVEPIELVQDEFITLTTEEILGDKDRLSITYSDLPGDVQAGSTILIDDGLIGLTVVEVQGTEIKCRIVNGGTIKSKKGVNVPGVNISLPGITEKDANDIIFGIEQDIDFVAASFVRKASDVLEIRELLNSHNAGHIHIISKIENQQGVDNLDEILAVSDGLMVARGDLGVEIPAEEVPLVQKSMIQKSNRAGKPVITATQMLDSMQRNPRPTRAEASDVANAIFDGTDAIMLSGETAAGKYPVESVLTMSRIAEKAESALNYRDLFLKQSTAQETTITEAISQSVAISALDLHAKAIISSTETGHTARVVSKYRPEAPIIAVTTEDRTMRRLTLTWGVTPVKGMLASTTDEMFDYALKGGLDSGLVKEGELVVITAGVPLGRSGSTNLIKISLV
- a CDS encoding acetyl-CoA carboxylase carboxyltransferase subunit alpha, which produces MAGELPFEMPLVEMRKKIEELKTFGHEKEIDFTDEIARLEERYSTLEKEIYSQISAPQKMHLARHQQRPTSLDLIQLIFTDFIELHGDRMFGDDLAVVGGIAKLNGIPITVLGHQRGKDTKENIARFFGSPHPEGFRKALRLMKQADKFKRPIITFIDTKGAYPGNTAEERGQSEAIARNLREMSILGVPVICVVIGEGGSGGALAMAVGNRVLMLEHAIYSVISPNGAASILWKDATRADQAAQAMKITAQDLLQFEVIEEIIPEPQGGAQRDYVITADAIKNSLTRHVEELLAMDAEELKEDRYLKFRKLGKFAIEQNLPSDTANPQPLINE
- the accD gene encoding acetyl-CoA carboxylase, carboxyltransferase subunit beta, with protein sequence MFKDLFQKKRKYATIPSERMGRDSNVEGERPKREVPEGLMSKCSKCGTIQYSKELEKNLKVCATCGYHMRLNAVERIQITLDPEGFEEFDSQMISVDPLQFPGYVTKLEEQAMKSGLREAVITGQGTLSGYPVVVAVMSFDFFSGSMGSVVGEKITRAIETATERQLPLIIFSTSGGARMQESILSLMQMAKTSAALARFNEQGGLYISVITDPTTGGVSASFAMLGDINIAEPGAVFGFAGRLVIEQTIRQKLPDDFQTAEYNMAHGQLDLVTHRKEMRTMLANLLEFHCVKGGI
- a CDS encoding phosphatidylglycerophosphatase A family protein, with amino-acid sequence MSYAIAEALLKSRGVTIEDIAEIVYKLQIVYHPQLTVEECLLSVRSVLNKREVQYTLYTGIALDQLAERKLLPQPLQSIMEADEPLYGVDETLALGIINVYGMIGLTSFGYLDKEKVGIIDRLNSKKDEIHVFLDDLVAGLAAAASARIAHRFEGATLYLLSEDVETGLN